In Heptranchias perlo isolate sHepPer1 unplaced genomic scaffold, sHepPer1.hap1 HAP1_SCAFFOLD_54, whole genome shotgun sequence, the sequence ttaaATAAATGGACACCTTTAGCTGACATAATTATGGGATAGCTCTTGAAACTGAGGTTTCATTCTAACCCTGCAGCACGAACACATAATATTTCAGGATGATCCCTCTCACAGGACCAGGGCGGCACTTTGACCCCAGCCAGCCACCGAGATTCACATCCTCTAACTCAGAAATACACAAGTGAAATGAACGGGGAGAAGAGGTTTCCTGTCAGTAAAATGCCTGAAACATCAGGAAACAGTACCAGACAGCTGGTCAACACTGACATCAGTCGCTGTAATGAATACAATGATACCCAGATCTGTGGATTAATTGTTTGATCAACTAGAGATCCCGGGGTCCAGGCTGAGCGGGGCCATTTTCCCTTCTCTCATTGATGGTTCTTATTGGACACGTGTGATCTGGGTGGATTTTGCACTCTGTCAGGCTgcatgttctttcagacaggcaTCCGACTGGAAATATGGAGCTAGCGGCCGTGTGAGCTTTGTTGTTTCAGGGGTATAACTCTTTCCATCCCAGTAAAATTAAGTATTGATTGCTGATTCTCCGTTCTTCTTTCCAGTCTCCTTTCGTTGCTCGTAATTTTAATAATCACGCCTGGAATAAACGTTGCACATGGGTTGAATTGCAGCCCGTTTGCTTGCTGCCAATTTGTGTGTTTGTTTACTGCAATACCCCGAATACATTAACTTTTGAATTGTATGAAGTGCAGAGCAGTTTAGTGTAGATGCGGCACAAACACACTTCTGGGTTACCTTTCGGATGATGGAGAATTGTCAGCTCGTTTCCTTGTAGATTGTTCTTTGATGGTGTATTCAGCTTGTAAAGATCATGAGTACGGGTTGGACACAACAAGTAAAAGATAACTGACGTTAGGGTCCAGAGGAACCTCGGGCATACATTAAGGAACTGCCAACCATTACTCGTTAACTCATGTCAGGTAAAAGGAGTAAAGAAGGAATTTATTTCCGTCGAAGTAAACTCACCTCAGTCCTACATCATCTGGAATCTGTTGTCGTGACGGGGAATTGGAATGCTATCTCCCTCTGTAAAAATAATATTACTTTCATCTCAACTCCTGCAAAGGATCTGCCCGCTCTGGTCTGTCTGATTAACCCTCTGTGAACGATCTCCAGCTAATGTGTTTGACGGGGTTTCAATGCTCCCTTCTGTCAGTTACCCTGTACATGAATAAACCCCGTTTAGTTATTTAGCCTGTTGTGAACTCTGTTTAATGTGGTTTCACATCTCACTCACACTGCGCCCTTCTGTGAATTGCTCTGCACATGAATAAGTCCGTTTGATCTTTATCCGGTTGTGAACCTTGTACGGTGCAACAAAATTCTCCCTTTTCTCAAACGATGAGGGCGGTTCTGGTGTCGATCCACACGATCCAGGAATAATACAAGGGGAATGGTGCGACCTGCGCAAAGTGCCCTCGATTACTTTAACAATCCGGTGGGAAATCGGTGAAACCTTTAAAATGCTTGAAAGATAAAACGAACAAAGTTATATACAGCAGCTTAACCACAGCTTCTCTACCCGAGCTGCgctgagctggtggatgtgagTCCAGTGTGATATTGGCCGCACACAATTTTTCTTTTATGATtctttcatgggttgtgggcgtcgctggcaaggccaccatttatgcccatccgtaattgcccttgagaaggtgggagtgagccgccttcttgaaccgttgcagtccgtgtggtgaacgccCGAGATACCACTCCCGGCCTCTGCTGATGTTGATCTCACCCCGCGTGATACTGAGCCGAGCACAgttcaggaagggcccaggtaaCTTCCTCGGACCGTGCTGAGTTACCGATGGTTCGAGCCCAAGTGCCCCTCTGGTCCTGTGAGAGGAATCACCCTCCCATATTCTCACTGTAATTTCAAGCCTCGGTAGATGGTTGGGGTCCAAGTGCCCCTCTGGTCCTGTGAGGGGAATCACTCTGCCGTATTCTCACTGTAATTTCAAGCCTCGGTAGATGGTTGGGGTCCAAGTGCCCCTCTGGTCCTGTGAGGGGAATCACTCTGCCGTATTCTCACTGTAATTTCAAGCCTCGGTAGATGGTTGGGGTCCAAGTGCCCCTCTGGTCCTGTGAGGGGAATCACTCTGCAATATTCTTACTGTAATTTCAAGCCTCGGTAGATGTTTGGGGTCCAAGTGCCCCTCTGGTCCTGTGAGACGAATCACTCTGCTATATTCTCACTGTAATTTCGACCTGTTTAACTTCTCATTAACCCTGAGCTCTTTTGCTGTTGCAATGTTAGTTACCCGTGAACTTGATGGATCACTGGACACGCTTGAGTAAAGCAGACAGGCTTTAATTAAACACAACAACCCATTATCGGACAGAACCGCTCCCAGTGGACGGAGACCTCAGAAGAGGAAGGATTAAATTCCTATTAATAACTGCGGCGATATTATCCCCAAAAGTAACACGCGATGACGGTCCCTTAATCAGGAACCTTACAGATTCTGTGATCGTGCTACAGGGTGATCATGAAACCTCAATTTGAAGATCTACCCCATAATTATGTCGGCTTAAGGGGCACATTTGTTTAATATCGGTACAAGTAAGGAGAGAAAGGAAgtgacacagactgagagagaaaatgaaaacgAAAACAAGGGAAGTGGAAgttgagagggaaagggagagatgtctatgaattgtgggtggagcagagagacacagagagtctgttagtgatgagaggagcagagaggcaaGGGGAATATGCGAGTtgggagaggttcagagagatacAGGAAGTCTGCGAATGTGCAGAAGGGCAGGGAGACGCAGGGAGTCTGTGATtggtgagaggaggagagagtcaCGGAGTCAGTGAATGGTGAGAGCAGCAGAGAGAAAAggggagtctgtgaatggggagaGGTGCAGAGAGACACGGGGAATCTGTCGGTGTGAGAGGAGAAGAGACACATTCAGTCTGAGTGTGTtgacaggagcagagagagacagttaaGCTGTgaatggagaaagaagcagagagacATAGGGAATCTATGAATGGTGAGggggagagcaacactgggtgtcTGTGAATGatgaaaggaacagagagacacagggagtctgtgaatagtgagggaaggagagaaacacagggagtctgTGAATGGTGAGAGCAGCACAGAGACATAGTGAATTTGTGAATGGTGAGAGCAGCAGAGTGACACAAGGAGTccgtgagtggtgaaaggagcactgatagagatagagagagtagcagagaaagacagagatggaGTAAGGGAAATCCATCAATAGAAAAATATACTGGGAGAATGAGATTCAGAGTGAATAAAAGTTTACAGAGTCTTGAATAAAAGGGCGTACATAGAGTTCTCGACTAGGGTATTCACAGCTCACCATGTTTCCCAGAATGGCACTAGCAGTCGGCCAGAGGTGCTGGGCCGCTTAATGATGGCACAGGGCAACTcgaccccctctctctgtcccactgatgGTGATTGACCAGCAGCTCGAACACCCGAGGGAAACGTTCCACATCATCATCTTCATTCTACGTGCAGGCAAGATggaccgattggcctccttctgtgctgtctgattccaTGACTCTACAATTCTAAGAACATCCTGCATCTGTTGAGTCTTCCAGTTCTTTCCAATAGAGACGGTTCTCAAAAGGTCTAACCCAGTGTGAGGTCACTATGCTCCGAAATCTGCACACTGAAAATGGAACCTTGCCAGTGGAGAAGACTTCCCTGGAACTCAGGCTGACCTGGGAGACTTGAAGTTTGGCCAGGTACAACCCAACGAAAACATCTTCCAGTTTGAGGAAAGGAACATCCCTCGAAATATTCCAGATCGCTCCCGCCAAGTCACCGGAAAAGACATAACCTGTCCCAGAGCAAAATGTCGGATACTTTGAATGAGGatattcctcctcactaacataaaATTTGCTATTTTTATCCCTTATTGGGCCCCAATTATAGAAGACAACTCCACTGAAGAAATTGTGCGTATTCTTCACCGACAGGAGCTGGGTCAGGTAATTGGTATTCACAAACATGTCTGAGTCTGTCTTCATGATGAAAACTGCTGAAGAGCAGAATCGATGAACCCATTCCATTCCCATTAACACTTTGATCGTCAGGTTGTAATAGGTGTCGGTGAAATTGCTCTGAATTATGTCCTTGTGGAGGTGATTTTCTCTCTCGATATCTGACTGGTGGGCACCATCGTAACCCAGGAGGAAATATGTACAAATCCGTCTCTCCCCAATCCGTCTGTCTTTGCCCCAGGTCTCCCGGATGGCGGCCCGTTCCTCCAGCTGCTCATGTCTCGTGGTCACCAGTGTGCACAAAAATGGAGGGTCGGTGTCGCACCGGGAGTCAGGAATCGCCAGGAAACCATGCAGTTGGCCTGAGGTGGATTCTGCATCCTTCTGAATGATACGTTGGGAATGATATACTCTAATTATCAAAATGTAAACCGGAATGAGTAGAGCAGATAGAGAGCAGAGCAGGAGCAGGTAGTATTTTAGCTTCCTGAGATTCATCTGCAAAACAAGGGCATCAGAATATGAATGGCCAATGTACACAATTAATCAGGAAAATTACTGAATTCAAACAAGAATATAGTTgagcaaaataaacaaaataaaactaagggcgatacagagtaaagctccctctacacagccccattaaacactcccggggcaggtacagggttagatacagagtaaagctccctctaaacagccccattaaacactcctggggcaggcacagcacgggttagatgcagagtaaagctccttctgcgctgtgccatcaaacactccaaggggagATACagcacagggtagataaagaataAAGTCCCATCTGCACCGTCCTatgaaacactcccggggcacatggagcacgtgttagatacagagtaaagcttcctctacactgtcccatcaaaccctcccagggcagatacagcacaggtacagagtaaagcccacACTTCTTGATATCTGTCACTTCCCCAAAACTCTTTCAGTCCAGCTTCgatcttgtgctgtgaatcttGCAATTACACCCAGGTATCATGTTTGCGATTGAAAGCTCAGAAATACAAGCTCACAAAATTTTGAGAACAGGTCCCGTGATCCCTGAAAATACAGAATGACCTGCAGCCTGAATCCTACCGGCTCTGTGTCCCCCGCGCCCTCAGCATGTCGATGGCTTCGTTGAATGATGCTTTGGGGGCGTCCCAGAACAACCAATCACTCTTTCGTCCTGTGATCACGCCTGACACCCATAAAACAACGTTGGTTGCTCATTGCGACTGTATCTAAATTGCTCCGACTATCGATTCCCTGCAGGTATCTAATTCACCTTTGCTCCTCGTGTCCCTCCCTGTGTAAACATTATTTAACTTTTATGTGCACTGTTACACAGGTTCGAATCgctgctgactctcactgcggtactGGTTTCACGGGCACAGCTCGTGTTCTGATACAAGAGCCTTGTTCTTCGTTGCGGGGCCAGATGGTGAGTATTGGCAGGGTATTTTACCATGTATGGAGCATCACAGCTGGGCTCAAtgaggccaaggatggatcctgggccgtcccactctgtgtggctCAGGAACACACATGATAAAATCACCTAACATCAGAAGCCAAGGATAGACCCTGGGCCGGCCCGCTCTGTGGGGTTCAGTAACACACAGGGTAAAATCAGCGAACATCAGCGGCCAAGGATGGACCCTGGGCCCTCCCGCTCTGTGTGGTTCAGTAACACACTGGATAAAATCAGCTAAAATCAGGGGACAAGGATGGATCCTGGGCCGTCCCGCTCTGTGTGGTTCAGTAACACACTGGATAAAATCAGCTAAAATCAGCGGACAAGGATGAATCCTTCGCCGTCCCGCTCTGTGTGGCTCAGGAACACACTGGATAAAATCAGCCAACATCACAGGCCAACGATAGATCCTGGGCCGTCCCGCTCTGTGTCGCTCAGAAACACACTGGATAAAATCAGCTTTCATCAGAGGCAAAAGATGGAGACTCGTCCATCATTAATTAACCGGCTTCTGAAGTTACGCACTGATCCAACAGTGATCCAACCAACTTCCATTCTGGAGCTTCGGGCTCAGTTGCCAAATATCTCTGCACTTCGCTAAACTTAAATCAAAGGCTTCTGTACTCGAAAGGGGCCAGTTCTGTTTCCAACAGCAAAGCAGTGCTTAAATTAATTTAAGTAACTGTAGTTTGAGAAGCACAAATTCGAACATACGGTGACGCTCCCACTTCAAGGCTCGCAGGAGGAGAAAGCCAGAGACAGTCTCTCGCATATTGTATCGAAGATTCTGAATCATGCCAGTCCATTAAAAAAGCCAATAGTTGTGACATGAGTTGGAAACTATTGCGtggtaagagacagagagtagggataatgggactGCACTGTGATTGACGGGATGTGagaagtgatgttccccagggtttTGTACTGGAGCCGcagcttttcaccatctacatcaatgacttggatgaaggacgaTAGAGTTGTACAtcgaaatttgtagatgacaaggCGCAGTAATTAATGTAGATGAGAGGAAATACAAAATGAAGTAGACGGGCTAATTGAATGGGCATAACTTTGttcgatgaaatttaatgtggtgaAGTTTAAGGTGATCCATATCCACAAGAAATAGAAATAGGAACATTTTCTTAATTGCAAGAGATTAAGAATTGTGGAAGaggaaagggatttgggtgtccagttaCACGTGACACTAATAGTTAGTGCACAGGTAAAAAAAAAGAATCAGAGAGGATAATGGGATCATAGAACCAGACAgcacaggccactcggcccatcgtgcctgtgcaggattTTTGAAAGAACTAAGCAATTAATCACACTCCACAACTCTTTCctcttagccctgcaattttccccCATCAAGTatgtgtccaattcccttttaaaagttactattgaatttgcttaaaccaccctttcaggaagtgcaatccagctcatcataactcactgtgtaaaaaaatgtctcctcatctctcctctggttcttttgccaattatcttaaacctgtgtcctctggttactaatcCTCCGACGAGTGTTCGTAGTTGCTcaacatttactctatcaaaacccctcatattttggacatctctattaaatatttctctgctccaaggagaacaaccccagcttctccagtctctccacgtaactgaagtccctgatcACTGATTCCATTCTGGTCcatctcctccgtaccctctcaCGCCATCTGTCTCTAGCCCATCCGTCTGTCACCCATCCGTCTGCCCCGCGTCCGTCActctgcacaagataagagctcatgatgttgggggtaatatattggcatggatcgAGGATTAGCCaaataacagaaaacaaagagtcgggataaaagtgttattttcaaaatggcaatctgtaacttgtggggtgccgcagggatcagtgatatttacaatatatataaatgacttggatgaaggaacagaatgtcttgtggccaaatttgctgatgatacaaagattggtggaaaagcaagttgcgataaggtcacaaagtgtctgcaaagggatattgattgcTTAAGCAAATTGGcaaaaaatggcagatggaatataaagtgggaaaatgtgaagtcatccactttgggaggaaaaataaaaaatctaaatattatttgaatggagaaatattacaaaatattttttacagAGGGATCtatgtgtcctcgtacatgaaacacaaaatatcaacatacaggtgcagcagataatccggaaggcgaacggaatattggcctttatttctcggggcatggagtataaaatcagggaagtcatgctacaactgtacaggatgttggtgagaccacacctggagcactgcgtacagttctggtgcccttatttaaggtaggacatacttgcattggaggcagttcagagaagtttcactcgattgattctgAGCATGGaacggttgtcttatgaggaaagcttGAACAACTTGGGTCCATAATcattggtgtttagaagaatgagagaaggtcttattgaaacatacaagattctgaggggactcgattgggtagatgctgagaagaagttacccctcatggggtatctaaaactaggggcataatttcaggataaggggtcgcccgtttaagacggaaatgaggaggaatttcttctcccagagggtcgggaatgtttggaattctttacccataaaagctgtggaggctgagtcattgaatacattcaaggctgagttcgacaaatttttgatcagcaagggagtcaaaggatctggggaaagggtgggaaagtggagttgaggtaaaaatcagatcagccatgatctcactaaatggcggagcagcttcgaggggacgaatggcctactcctgctcctttctcttatgGGCTTATAGTCTCCCCATCGGTCTCTCTCCATCCGTcgtccccatccatctccccacaatCCATCTCAACCTaatccatctctccccatccacATCTCCCCCATCTACCTCTCCTCTTCCATCTCTCCCCAACCGCATCTCCCCCATTGATCTCAccacaatccctctctccccatccgtctctccccatccctctctccccaactgcctctctccatctttctttccCCATCCGTCTCTCCCCATCCGTCTCTCCCAATCCGTCTCTCCCCCATCCGTCTCTCCCCCATCCGTCTCTCCCCCATCAGTCTCTCTCCATCTTGCTCACCCCCTTCCGTCTCTCTCAATCCGTCTCCTCAATCCGTCCAATTCCATCTGCATCTCTCCATCCATCTTTCCCCATCGGTCTTTCCAATAAGCCTCTCCCTCATCCGTCCCTCCGATCCTTCTCTCCCCATTcgtctctctccatccatctctccgCATCCATCTCTCTCCACCCGCCTCTCACCCTACgtctctcgccatctgtctctccccatctatctctTATTCAGCCGCCTCTCCCTATCCACCTCTCCTCAACATCTCTCCCCATCCATCTTTCCACAATCCATCTCTCCTTTATCCATCTCTCGCCcacctgtctctctccatccgtctTTCCCATCCGTCCTTCCTCGTCCGTCTCTCCCCATCTGTCACTCCTCAtcttctctccccatcccccattccccatctgGCTCTCCCCCAAACATCTCACCCACACCCGTCTCAACTCCATCCGTCTCTCCAATTCATCTCTCCCCACCCATCCCATCCCATTCATATCTCCCCATCCGTCTCTCACCAATCCGTCTCTCAACAATTCGTCTCTCCGTCATCCATCTCTCACCGATCcacttgccacttttttgcccggCTGagcggtccattgatatcttcctgcagtccacagctttcctcctcactatcaaccacacggccgattgttgtatcatctgcaaacttcttaatcatgccccctatatttaagtccaaataattaatatacagcgacagtcagtatctgtggtggtgggaggagggagaatggaaAGTTCAATATAAAGTAATCACTAATGTTCCCAGAGTTACTGTTAAATGTGAAGGGTCAAACTTGGTTGCTTTTCACTAAAGCCCCTCTCGGGGGAGCGATTGTTTTTTAAGTACAGGTGCCACCTCCATGTGGCAGGGAATATTTCATCTCAGCGTTCGTTGAACCTtgaagcacaggaggcggccattcagcccatcgtgcgtgTGTCgtttcattgaaagagctatccaattagtcccattcccctcctctttccgcATAGCTCTGCCAAATTTTGCCCTTTATGATTTTATCAAATTTATTCTCAAAAGTCACCATTGAATCTGCGTCCACCCCCTTTTATgctgtgtattccagatcataacatctcgctgcagaaaaaaaaaatccacatcaTCTCCCCGCTCTGATTCTTCGGTCAATTagtttaaatttgtgtcctcaatGACCTTCCTCACTGTGGAAACAATATCGCCTTCTGAACTATATCAAAACCCACTGTATAAAACCACCACAGCAGGACTCGAATCAGCAATCGTCTGATAACACCACAATTCAGCACCAAAGATTAGacaccttatccattaggccataaGGCCACTgacgagttttaaaaaaaactgtattgAAGAGAATTCTGAGC encodes:
- the LOC137315216 gene encoding beta-1,3-galactosyltransferase 5-like; amino-acid sequence: MRRYLPTARAQCMTHAGPNQPKTRSDVTGQQVGDWLMNLRKLKYYLLLLCSLSALLIPVYILIIRVYHSQRIIQKDAESTSGQLHGFLAIPDSRCDTDPPFLCTLVTTRHEQLEERAAIRETWGKDRRIGERRICTYFLLGYDGAHQSDIERENHLHKDIIQSNFTDTYYNLTIKVLMGMEWVHRFCSSAVFIMKTDSDMFVNTNYLTQLLSVKNTHNFFSGVVFYNWGPIRDKNSKFYVSEEEYPHSKYPTFCSGTGYVFSGDLAGAIWNISRDVPFLKLEDVFVGLYLAKLQVSQVSLSSREVFSTGKVPFSVCRFRSIVTSHWVRPFENRLYWKELEDSTDAGCS